The following coding sequences are from one Ctenopharyngodon idella isolate HZGC_01 chromosome 17, HZGC01, whole genome shotgun sequence window:
- the reep3a gene encoding receptor expression-enhancing protein 3a: MVSWIISRVIVLVFGTLYPAYYSFKAVKSKNVKEYVRWMMYWIVFALYTVVETITDLSLAWFPVYYELKMAFVFWLLSPYTRGASVLYRKFLHPMLASKERDIDEYIVQAREKSYETMVNFGRQGLTIAAAAAVSAAVKGQGAISERLRSFSIPDLTQIPSEQSAFSNPSRRALQPANPSAVDSESYKQAGEGHEEETDGVFSEDEASVQKGLRRSQSVKLARTKAARKEPRYGSLKLKPRRRQLVTSSTFDHP; the protein is encoded by the exons ATGGTGTCGTGGATTATTTCTAGGGTCATCGT TCTTGTGTTTGGAACGCTGTATCCTGCATACTACTCCTTTAAAGCTGTCAAATCCAAGAATGTCAAAGAATAT GTGCGATGGATGATGTACTGGATTGTGTTTGCACTTTACACAGTGGTGGAGACCATCACAGACCTTTCGTTGGCTTG GTTTCCAGTTTACTACGAACTGAAGATGGCTTTCGTCTTTTGGTTGCTGTCTCCCTACACCAGAGGAGCCAGTGTCCTTTACAGGAAGTTCCTACACCCTATGCTGGCATCCAAGGAAAGG GACATTGATGAATATATTGTCCAGGCCAGAGAGAAGAGTTATGAGACAATGGTGAATTTTGGGCGTCAGGGTCTCACTATCgcggctgctgctgctgtctctGCTGCTGTGAAG GGACAGGGTGCCATCAGTGAACGTCTGAGGAGTTTCAGTATTCCAGACTTGACGCAGATTCCCTCTGAGCAATCAGCCTTCTCCAACCCCAGCCGACGGGCCCTACAGCCTGCTAACCCTAGTGCTGTCGATTCTG AGTCATATAAACAAGCAGGGGAGGGGCATGAGGAGGAAACAGATGGAGTATTCTCCGAAGACGAGGCGTCAGTGCAGAAGGGTCTGCGCAGATCTCAGAGTGTGAAACTTGCCCGTACCAAAGCAGCACGCAAAGAG cctCGCTATGGCTCTCTGAAGCTGAAACCCAGAAGGCGGCAATTGGTTACATCGTCCACTTTTGACCATCCTTGA